In a single window of the Arachis hypogaea cultivar Tifrunner chromosome 6, arahy.Tifrunner.gnm2.J5K5, whole genome shotgun sequence genome:
- the LOC112695738 gene encoding histone-lysine N-methyltransferase EZA1 isoform X1, translating to MNKCEISNKIKITVFCSVLYSLSISLPPSILPFLLVRQPLLCAAQRRESMVIKATDSASKPQNQHGEPMEDTSGTLASKIDQMRKQIQEERIISVKEKLQKNGENLQHQISAILSVISSWDSSQTKENRASEMLSSRINQPQSKYLSLFQLLGENNPHGIPAPSIRLPSIEKIPTYTTWMHLARNEKMSEDQSIIGRRRIYYEKHGGEALICSDSDEEVTENEGVKHEFSEGEDQLLWMAFEELGLTDEVLNIVSQSVQGTSLEIQDRYKDLKAKGMGRQNQHHEDSGEYKPHIGICLEKSLSAALDSFDNLFCRRCIQLFDCPLHGCSQPLIYPSEKQPVWSEPEGDRKPCSDQCYLLLKDVKMLSECSTPGSLQGKITATEEADEILAPSSGEGPSNQSTKAISQEERRLTEDIGCCGDLKSDVPVPEIMGKRKVKNKSDSALRDSILPPEDSQTQNSSKKMKKISDDIVTGSNDHNSDLNLDACNEEKQRVTHASSEVSVEHTSGSSGNVKPDKDFVDRQKDTKNEIEFKNLYSSMEAQVDEKLSFSDWKPLEKELYFKGVEMFGRNSCLIARNLLSGLKTCKEVATYMSFPHTSSNGPSSITDENGKITANRTDQKMSSRSRTLRKRGKTRKSKYSSKSAGIPFAWKRIASGKNQSIKQYTPCECQTMCGKDCPCQTNETCCEKYCGCSDICKNRYRGCHCAKSQCRSRQCPCFAAGRECDPDVCRNCWVSCGGGSLGEPPRRGDGHCGNMRMLLRQRQRILLAKSSLVGWGAFIKNSVNKNDYLGEYTGELISHKEADKRGKIYDRENSSFLFNLNDQLVLDACRKGDKLKFANHWESPNCVAKVMLVAGDHRVGIFANKNINAGEELFYDYCYEPEHRPPWAVPKGEASKRDESAANQGRAKKNQSH from the exons ATGAATAAATGtgaaatatcaaataaaataaagatcaCTGTGTTCTGTTCTGTTCTGTACTCACTCTCCATCTCTCTTCCTCCCTCCATCCTTCCTTTCCTTCTCGTCCGCCAACCTCTTCTCTGCGCTGCGCAGCGCAGGGAATCAATGGTTATCAAAGCCACCGACTCCGCCTCCAAACCTCAG AATCAGCATGGAGAGCCAATGGAAGATACTAGTGGAACCTTGGCGAGCAAGATAGATCAGATGAGGAAGCAAATCCAGGAGGAGAGAATTATATCTGTCAAA GAAAAATTACAGAAGAATGGTGAGAATCTACAACATCAGATTTCAGCTATCTTGTCAGTTATCTCAAGTTGGGACTCATCACAGACCAAGGAAAACAGGGCCAGTGAAATGCTTTCTTCAAGAATTAACCAACCTCAGTCTAAGTACCTTTCTTTATTTCAACTTTTAGGAGAGAACAATCCTCATGGAATACCAGCACCAAGTATCAGGCTTCCATCCATTGAAAAAATACCAACATATACAACTTGGATGCATTTGGCCAG AAATGAGAAAATGAGTGAAGATCAGTCAATTATTGGTAGAAGACGCATCTATTATGAGAAACATGGAGGTGAAGCACTGATATGCAGTGACAGTGATGAAGAAGTAACAGAAAATGAGGGAGTTAAGCATGAATTTTCTGAGGGTGAAGACCAGCTTTTATG GATGGCATTTGAGGAACTTGGGCTAACTGATGAGGTATTGAATATTGTTAGCCAGTCTGTTCAGGGTACCAGTTTAGAAATTCAG GATAGGTATAAAGATCTCAAGGCAAAAGGTATGGGGAGGCAGAATCAGCATCATGAAGATTCTGGAGAATACAAACCTCACATTGGCATATGTTTGGAGAAAAGCCTGAGTGCTGCTTTAGATTCTTTTGATAACCTTTTCTGTCGCCGTTGCATA CAGCTGTTTGACTGTCCCCTGCATGGATGTTCTCAGCCTTTAATATATCCT AGTGAAAAGCAGCCAGTTTGGTCTGAACCTGAAGGTGACCGGAAACCATGCAGTGACCAGTGTTATCTTCTG TTAAAGGATGTCAAGATGTTGTCGGAATGCTCGACTCCTGGGTCCTTGCAGGGTAAGATAACTGCAACAGAAGAAGCAGATGAGATATTGGCACCCTCCAGTGGAGAGGGGCCAAGTAATCAAAGTACTAAAGCTATCTCACAGGAAGAAAGACGTCTCACAGAAGATATTGGTTGTTGTGGAGATCTCAAATCTGATGTTCCTGTCCCAGAAATTATGGGGAAACGGAAGGTCAAAAATAAGTCAGACTCAGCATTACGTGATTCCATATTGCCTCCTGAAGATTCTCAGACTCAGAACTCTagtaaaaagatgaagaaaatctCAGATGATATAGTTACTGGAAGCAATGACCATAACAGTGACCTAAATTTGGATGCATGCAATGAAGAAAAACAGAGAGTTACTCATGCATCATCAGAAGTTTCTGTTGAACATACTTCTGGTAGCAGTGGCAATGTAAAACCTGACAAAGATTTTGTGGATAGGCAAAAAGATACCAAAAATGAGATTGAATTTAAGAATTTGTACAGTTCAATGGAAGCGCAAGTTGATGAGAAGCTAAGTTTCTCAGATTGGAAACCTCTAGAGAAAGAATTATATTTCAAGGGAGTAGAAATGTTTGGAAGAAACAG CTGCCTTATAGCACGGAACTTGCTTTCTGGCTTGAAGACTTGCAAGGAAGTAGCTACTTACATGTCATTTCCCCACACCTCCAGTAATGGACCAAGTTCAATCACGGACGAAAATGGAAAAATCACTGCAAATCGCACG GACCAAAAGATGTCATCAAGGTCACGGACGCTGCGGAAAAGGGGGAAAACAAGGAAATCTAAATATTCTTCTAAGTCTGCTGGCATCCCATTTGCTTGGAAAAGAATTGCTTCTGGGAAAAACCAATCTATCAAGCAGTATACCCCATGTGAATGTCAGACAATGTGCGGAAAGGATTGTCCTTGTCAGACTAATGAAACTTGCTGTGAAAAATATTGCGG GTGTTCAGATATCTGCAAAAATAGATATAGAGGATGCCATTGTGCTAAGAGTCAGTGCAGAAGTCGACAATGCCCATGTTTTGCAGCTGGACGAGAATGTGACCCAGATGTGTGTCGAAACTGCTGGGTTAG TTGCGGCGGTGGTTCACTAGGGGAGCCACCTCGACGTGGAGATGGTCATTGTGGAAATATGAGGATGCTTTTAAGGCAACGACAGAGG ATTCTTTTGGCAAAGTCATCTCTTGTAGGATGGGGAGCCTTCATAAAG AACTCAGTTAACAAAAATGATTACCTAGGAGAATACACAGGCGAACTGATTTCTCATAAAGAAGCAGATAAGCGTGGGAAAATATATGATCGTGAAAACTCATCTTTCCTTTTTAACTTAAATGATCAG TTGGTACTCGATGCTTGTCGCAAGGGTGATAAGTTGAAATTCGCAAACCACTGGGAAAGCCCCAACTGCGTTGCAAAG GTAATGCTGGTTGCTGGTGATCATCGAGTTGGGATATTTGCCAACAAAAACATTAACGCTGGTGAGGAGCTCTTCTATGATTATTGCTATGAACCAGAACACAGGCCACCATGGGCGGTTCCTAAAGGTGAGGCTTCTAAGAGAGATGAATCTGCAGCTAATCAAGGCAGGGCAAAGAAAAACCAATCTCATTGA
- the LOC112695738 gene encoding histone-lysine N-methyltransferase EZA1 isoform X3 translates to MNKCEISNKIKITVFCSVLYSLSISLPPSILPFLLVRQPLLCAAQRRESMVIKATDSASKPQNQHGEPMEDTSGTLASKIDQMRKQIQEERIISVKEKLQKNGENLQHQISAILSVISSWDSSQTKENRASEMLSSRINQPQSKYLSLFQLLGENNPHGIPAPSIRLPSIEKIPTYTTWMHLARNEKMSEDQSIIGRRRIYYEKHGGEALICSDSDEEVTENEGVKHEFSEGEDQLLWMAFEELGLTDEVLNIVSQSVQGTSLEIQDRYKDLKAKGMGRQNQHHEDSGEYKPHIGICLEKSLSAALDSFDNLFCRRCIQLFDCPLHGCSQPLIYPSEKQPVWSEPEGDRKPCSDQCYLLLKDVKMLSECSTPGSLQGKITATEEADEILAPSSGEGPSNQSTKAISQEERRLTEDIGCCGDLKSDVPVPEIMGKRKVKNKSDSALRDSILPPEDSQTQNSSKKMKKISDDIVTGSNDHNSDLNLDACNEEKQRVTHASSEVSVEHTSGSSGNVKPDKDFVDRQKDTKNEIEFKNLYSSMEAQVDEKLSFSDWKPLEKELYFKGVEMFGRNSCLIARNLLSGLKTCKEVATYMSFPHTSSNGPSSITDENGKITANRTMSSRSRTLRKRGKTRKSKYSSKSAGIPFAWKRIASGKNQSIKQYTPCECQTMCGKDCPCQTNETCCEKYCGCSDICKNRYRGCHCAKSQCRSRQCPCFAAGRECDPDVCRNCWVSCGGGSLGEPPRRGDGHCGNMRMLLRQRQRILLAKSSLVGWGAFIKNSVNKNDYLGEYTGELISHKEADKRGKIYDRENSSFLFNLNDQLVLDACRKGDKLKFANHWESPNCVAKVMLVAGDHRVGIFANKNINAGEELFYDYCYEPEHRPPWAVPKGEASKRDESAANQGRAKKNQSH, encoded by the exons ATGAATAAATGtgaaatatcaaataaaataaagatcaCTGTGTTCTGTTCTGTTCTGTACTCACTCTCCATCTCTCTTCCTCCCTCCATCCTTCCTTTCCTTCTCGTCCGCCAACCTCTTCTCTGCGCTGCGCAGCGCAGGGAATCAATGGTTATCAAAGCCACCGACTCCGCCTCCAAACCTCAG AATCAGCATGGAGAGCCAATGGAAGATACTAGTGGAACCTTGGCGAGCAAGATAGATCAGATGAGGAAGCAAATCCAGGAGGAGAGAATTATATCTGTCAAA GAAAAATTACAGAAGAATGGTGAGAATCTACAACATCAGATTTCAGCTATCTTGTCAGTTATCTCAAGTTGGGACTCATCACAGACCAAGGAAAACAGGGCCAGTGAAATGCTTTCTTCAAGAATTAACCAACCTCAGTCTAAGTACCTTTCTTTATTTCAACTTTTAGGAGAGAACAATCCTCATGGAATACCAGCACCAAGTATCAGGCTTCCATCCATTGAAAAAATACCAACATATACAACTTGGATGCATTTGGCCAG AAATGAGAAAATGAGTGAAGATCAGTCAATTATTGGTAGAAGACGCATCTATTATGAGAAACATGGAGGTGAAGCACTGATATGCAGTGACAGTGATGAAGAAGTAACAGAAAATGAGGGAGTTAAGCATGAATTTTCTGAGGGTGAAGACCAGCTTTTATG GATGGCATTTGAGGAACTTGGGCTAACTGATGAGGTATTGAATATTGTTAGCCAGTCTGTTCAGGGTACCAGTTTAGAAATTCAG GATAGGTATAAAGATCTCAAGGCAAAAGGTATGGGGAGGCAGAATCAGCATCATGAAGATTCTGGAGAATACAAACCTCACATTGGCATATGTTTGGAGAAAAGCCTGAGTGCTGCTTTAGATTCTTTTGATAACCTTTTCTGTCGCCGTTGCATA CAGCTGTTTGACTGTCCCCTGCATGGATGTTCTCAGCCTTTAATATATCCT AGTGAAAAGCAGCCAGTTTGGTCTGAACCTGAAGGTGACCGGAAACCATGCAGTGACCAGTGTTATCTTCTG TTAAAGGATGTCAAGATGTTGTCGGAATGCTCGACTCCTGGGTCCTTGCAGGGTAAGATAACTGCAACAGAAGAAGCAGATGAGATATTGGCACCCTCCAGTGGAGAGGGGCCAAGTAATCAAAGTACTAAAGCTATCTCACAGGAAGAAAGACGTCTCACAGAAGATATTGGTTGTTGTGGAGATCTCAAATCTGATGTTCCTGTCCCAGAAATTATGGGGAAACGGAAGGTCAAAAATAAGTCAGACTCAGCATTACGTGATTCCATATTGCCTCCTGAAGATTCTCAGACTCAGAACTCTagtaaaaagatgaagaaaatctCAGATGATATAGTTACTGGAAGCAATGACCATAACAGTGACCTAAATTTGGATGCATGCAATGAAGAAAAACAGAGAGTTACTCATGCATCATCAGAAGTTTCTGTTGAACATACTTCTGGTAGCAGTGGCAATGTAAAACCTGACAAAGATTTTGTGGATAGGCAAAAAGATACCAAAAATGAGATTGAATTTAAGAATTTGTACAGTTCAATGGAAGCGCAAGTTGATGAGAAGCTAAGTTTCTCAGATTGGAAACCTCTAGAGAAAGAATTATATTTCAAGGGAGTAGAAATGTTTGGAAGAAACAG CTGCCTTATAGCACGGAACTTGCTTTCTGGCTTGAAGACTTGCAAGGAAGTAGCTACTTACATGTCATTTCCCCACACCTCCAGTAATGGACCAAGTTCAATCACGGACGAAAATGGAAAAATCACTGCAAATCGCACG ATGTCATCAAGGTCACGGACGCTGCGGAAAAGGGGGAAAACAAGGAAATCTAAATATTCTTCTAAGTCTGCTGGCATCCCATTTGCTTGGAAAAGAATTGCTTCTGGGAAAAACCAATCTATCAAGCAGTATACCCCATGTGAATGTCAGACAATGTGCGGAAAGGATTGTCCTTGTCAGACTAATGAAACTTGCTGTGAAAAATATTGCGG GTGTTCAGATATCTGCAAAAATAGATATAGAGGATGCCATTGTGCTAAGAGTCAGTGCAGAAGTCGACAATGCCCATGTTTTGCAGCTGGACGAGAATGTGACCCAGATGTGTGTCGAAACTGCTGGGTTAG TTGCGGCGGTGGTTCACTAGGGGAGCCACCTCGACGTGGAGATGGTCATTGTGGAAATATGAGGATGCTTTTAAGGCAACGACAGAGG ATTCTTTTGGCAAAGTCATCTCTTGTAGGATGGGGAGCCTTCATAAAG AACTCAGTTAACAAAAATGATTACCTAGGAGAATACACAGGCGAACTGATTTCTCATAAAGAAGCAGATAAGCGTGGGAAAATATATGATCGTGAAAACTCATCTTTCCTTTTTAACTTAAATGATCAG TTGGTACTCGATGCTTGTCGCAAGGGTGATAAGTTGAAATTCGCAAACCACTGGGAAAGCCCCAACTGCGTTGCAAAG GTAATGCTGGTTGCTGGTGATCATCGAGTTGGGATATTTGCCAACAAAAACATTAACGCTGGTGAGGAGCTCTTCTATGATTATTGCTATGAACCAGAACACAGGCCACCATGGGCGGTTCCTAAAGGTGAGGCTTCTAAGAGAGATGAATCTGCAGCTAATCAAGGCAGGGCAAAGAAAAACCAATCTCATTGA
- the LOC112695738 gene encoding histone-lysine N-methyltransferase EZA1 isoform X2: MNKCEISNKIKITVFCSVLYSLSISLPPSILPFLLVRQPLLCAAQRRESMVIKATDSASKPQNQHGEPMEDTSGTLASKIDQMRKQIQEERIISVKEKLQKNGENLQHQISAILSVISSWDSSQTKENRASEMLSSRINQPQSKYLSLFQLLGENNPHGIPAPSIRLPSIEKIPTYTTWMHLARNEKMSEDQSIIGRRRIYYEKHGGEALICSDSDEEVTENEGVKHEFSEGEDQLLWMAFEELGLTDEVLNIVSQSVQGTSLEIQDRYKDLKAKGMGRQNQHHEDSGEYKPHIGICLEKSLSAALDSFDNLFCRRCILFDCPLHGCSQPLIYPSEKQPVWSEPEGDRKPCSDQCYLLLKDVKMLSECSTPGSLQGKITATEEADEILAPSSGEGPSNQSTKAISQEERRLTEDIGCCGDLKSDVPVPEIMGKRKVKNKSDSALRDSILPPEDSQTQNSSKKMKKISDDIVTGSNDHNSDLNLDACNEEKQRVTHASSEVSVEHTSGSSGNVKPDKDFVDRQKDTKNEIEFKNLYSSMEAQVDEKLSFSDWKPLEKELYFKGVEMFGRNSCLIARNLLSGLKTCKEVATYMSFPHTSSNGPSSITDENGKITANRTDQKMSSRSRTLRKRGKTRKSKYSSKSAGIPFAWKRIASGKNQSIKQYTPCECQTMCGKDCPCQTNETCCEKYCGCSDICKNRYRGCHCAKSQCRSRQCPCFAAGRECDPDVCRNCWVSCGGGSLGEPPRRGDGHCGNMRMLLRQRQRILLAKSSLVGWGAFIKNSVNKNDYLGEYTGELISHKEADKRGKIYDRENSSFLFNLNDQLVLDACRKGDKLKFANHWESPNCVAKVMLVAGDHRVGIFANKNINAGEELFYDYCYEPEHRPPWAVPKGEASKRDESAANQGRAKKNQSH, from the exons ATGAATAAATGtgaaatatcaaataaaataaagatcaCTGTGTTCTGTTCTGTTCTGTACTCACTCTCCATCTCTCTTCCTCCCTCCATCCTTCCTTTCCTTCTCGTCCGCCAACCTCTTCTCTGCGCTGCGCAGCGCAGGGAATCAATGGTTATCAAAGCCACCGACTCCGCCTCCAAACCTCAG AATCAGCATGGAGAGCCAATGGAAGATACTAGTGGAACCTTGGCGAGCAAGATAGATCAGATGAGGAAGCAAATCCAGGAGGAGAGAATTATATCTGTCAAA GAAAAATTACAGAAGAATGGTGAGAATCTACAACATCAGATTTCAGCTATCTTGTCAGTTATCTCAAGTTGGGACTCATCACAGACCAAGGAAAACAGGGCCAGTGAAATGCTTTCTTCAAGAATTAACCAACCTCAGTCTAAGTACCTTTCTTTATTTCAACTTTTAGGAGAGAACAATCCTCATGGAATACCAGCACCAAGTATCAGGCTTCCATCCATTGAAAAAATACCAACATATACAACTTGGATGCATTTGGCCAG AAATGAGAAAATGAGTGAAGATCAGTCAATTATTGGTAGAAGACGCATCTATTATGAGAAACATGGAGGTGAAGCACTGATATGCAGTGACAGTGATGAAGAAGTAACAGAAAATGAGGGAGTTAAGCATGAATTTTCTGAGGGTGAAGACCAGCTTTTATG GATGGCATTTGAGGAACTTGGGCTAACTGATGAGGTATTGAATATTGTTAGCCAGTCTGTTCAGGGTACCAGTTTAGAAATTCAG GATAGGTATAAAGATCTCAAGGCAAAAGGTATGGGGAGGCAGAATCAGCATCATGAAGATTCTGGAGAATACAAACCTCACATTGGCATATGTTTGGAGAAAAGCCTGAGTGCTGCTTTAGATTCTTTTGATAACCTTTTCTGTCGCCGTTGCATA CTGTTTGACTGTCCCCTGCATGGATGTTCTCAGCCTTTAATATATCCT AGTGAAAAGCAGCCAGTTTGGTCTGAACCTGAAGGTGACCGGAAACCATGCAGTGACCAGTGTTATCTTCTG TTAAAGGATGTCAAGATGTTGTCGGAATGCTCGACTCCTGGGTCCTTGCAGGGTAAGATAACTGCAACAGAAGAAGCAGATGAGATATTGGCACCCTCCAGTGGAGAGGGGCCAAGTAATCAAAGTACTAAAGCTATCTCACAGGAAGAAAGACGTCTCACAGAAGATATTGGTTGTTGTGGAGATCTCAAATCTGATGTTCCTGTCCCAGAAATTATGGGGAAACGGAAGGTCAAAAATAAGTCAGACTCAGCATTACGTGATTCCATATTGCCTCCTGAAGATTCTCAGACTCAGAACTCTagtaaaaagatgaagaaaatctCAGATGATATAGTTACTGGAAGCAATGACCATAACAGTGACCTAAATTTGGATGCATGCAATGAAGAAAAACAGAGAGTTACTCATGCATCATCAGAAGTTTCTGTTGAACATACTTCTGGTAGCAGTGGCAATGTAAAACCTGACAAAGATTTTGTGGATAGGCAAAAAGATACCAAAAATGAGATTGAATTTAAGAATTTGTACAGTTCAATGGAAGCGCAAGTTGATGAGAAGCTAAGTTTCTCAGATTGGAAACCTCTAGAGAAAGAATTATATTTCAAGGGAGTAGAAATGTTTGGAAGAAACAG CTGCCTTATAGCACGGAACTTGCTTTCTGGCTTGAAGACTTGCAAGGAAGTAGCTACTTACATGTCATTTCCCCACACCTCCAGTAATGGACCAAGTTCAATCACGGACGAAAATGGAAAAATCACTGCAAATCGCACG GACCAAAAGATGTCATCAAGGTCACGGACGCTGCGGAAAAGGGGGAAAACAAGGAAATCTAAATATTCTTCTAAGTCTGCTGGCATCCCATTTGCTTGGAAAAGAATTGCTTCTGGGAAAAACCAATCTATCAAGCAGTATACCCCATGTGAATGTCAGACAATGTGCGGAAAGGATTGTCCTTGTCAGACTAATGAAACTTGCTGTGAAAAATATTGCGG GTGTTCAGATATCTGCAAAAATAGATATAGAGGATGCCATTGTGCTAAGAGTCAGTGCAGAAGTCGACAATGCCCATGTTTTGCAGCTGGACGAGAATGTGACCCAGATGTGTGTCGAAACTGCTGGGTTAG TTGCGGCGGTGGTTCACTAGGGGAGCCACCTCGACGTGGAGATGGTCATTGTGGAAATATGAGGATGCTTTTAAGGCAACGACAGAGG ATTCTTTTGGCAAAGTCATCTCTTGTAGGATGGGGAGCCTTCATAAAG AACTCAGTTAACAAAAATGATTACCTAGGAGAATACACAGGCGAACTGATTTCTCATAAAGAAGCAGATAAGCGTGGGAAAATATATGATCGTGAAAACTCATCTTTCCTTTTTAACTTAAATGATCAG TTGGTACTCGATGCTTGTCGCAAGGGTGATAAGTTGAAATTCGCAAACCACTGGGAAAGCCCCAACTGCGTTGCAAAG GTAATGCTGGTTGCTGGTGATCATCGAGTTGGGATATTTGCCAACAAAAACATTAACGCTGGTGAGGAGCTCTTCTATGATTATTGCTATGAACCAGAACACAGGCCACCATGGGCGGTTCCTAAAGGTGAGGCTTCTAAGAGAGATGAATCTGCAGCTAATCAAGGCAGGGCAAAGAAAAACCAATCTCATTGA
- the LOC112695738 gene encoding histone-lysine N-methyltransferase EZA1 isoform X4 gives MNKCEISNKIKITVFCSVLYSLSISLPPSILPFLLVRQPLLCAAQRRESMVIKATDSASKPQNQHGEPMEDTSGTLASKIDQMRKQIQEERIISVKEKLQKNGENLQHQISAILSVISSWDSSQTKENRASEMLSSRINQPQSKYLSLFQLLGENNPHGIPAPSIRLPSIEKIPTYTTWMHLARNEKMSEDQSIIGRRRIYYEKHGGEALICSDSDEEVTENEGVKHEFSEGEDQLLWMAFEELGLTDEVLNIVSQSVQGTSLEIQDRYKDLKAKGMGRQNQHHEDSGEYKPHIGICLEKSLSAALDSFDNLFCRRCILFDCPLHGCSQPLIYPSEKQPVWSEPEGDRKPCSDQCYLLLKDVKMLSECSTPGSLQGKITATEEADEILAPSSGEGPSNQSTKAISQEERRLTEDIGCCGDLKSDVPVPEIMGKRKVKNKSDSALRDSILPPEDSQTQNSSKKMKKISDDIVTGSNDHNSDLNLDACNEEKQRVTHASSEVSVEHTSGSSGNVKPDKDFVDRQKDTKNEIEFKNLYSSMEAQVDEKLSFSDWKPLEKELYFKGVEMFGRNSCLIARNLLSGLKTCKEVATYMSFPHTSSNGPSSITDENGKITANRTMSSRSRTLRKRGKTRKSKYSSKSAGIPFAWKRIASGKNQSIKQYTPCECQTMCGKDCPCQTNETCCEKYCGCSDICKNRYRGCHCAKSQCRSRQCPCFAAGRECDPDVCRNCWVSCGGGSLGEPPRRGDGHCGNMRMLLRQRQRILLAKSSLVGWGAFIKNSVNKNDYLGEYTGELISHKEADKRGKIYDRENSSFLFNLNDQLVLDACRKGDKLKFANHWESPNCVAKVMLVAGDHRVGIFANKNINAGEELFYDYCYEPEHRPPWAVPKGEASKRDESAANQGRAKKNQSH, from the exons ATGAATAAATGtgaaatatcaaataaaataaagatcaCTGTGTTCTGTTCTGTTCTGTACTCACTCTCCATCTCTCTTCCTCCCTCCATCCTTCCTTTCCTTCTCGTCCGCCAACCTCTTCTCTGCGCTGCGCAGCGCAGGGAATCAATGGTTATCAAAGCCACCGACTCCGCCTCCAAACCTCAG AATCAGCATGGAGAGCCAATGGAAGATACTAGTGGAACCTTGGCGAGCAAGATAGATCAGATGAGGAAGCAAATCCAGGAGGAGAGAATTATATCTGTCAAA GAAAAATTACAGAAGAATGGTGAGAATCTACAACATCAGATTTCAGCTATCTTGTCAGTTATCTCAAGTTGGGACTCATCACAGACCAAGGAAAACAGGGCCAGTGAAATGCTTTCTTCAAGAATTAACCAACCTCAGTCTAAGTACCTTTCTTTATTTCAACTTTTAGGAGAGAACAATCCTCATGGAATACCAGCACCAAGTATCAGGCTTCCATCCATTGAAAAAATACCAACATATACAACTTGGATGCATTTGGCCAG AAATGAGAAAATGAGTGAAGATCAGTCAATTATTGGTAGAAGACGCATCTATTATGAGAAACATGGAGGTGAAGCACTGATATGCAGTGACAGTGATGAAGAAGTAACAGAAAATGAGGGAGTTAAGCATGAATTTTCTGAGGGTGAAGACCAGCTTTTATG GATGGCATTTGAGGAACTTGGGCTAACTGATGAGGTATTGAATATTGTTAGCCAGTCTGTTCAGGGTACCAGTTTAGAAATTCAG GATAGGTATAAAGATCTCAAGGCAAAAGGTATGGGGAGGCAGAATCAGCATCATGAAGATTCTGGAGAATACAAACCTCACATTGGCATATGTTTGGAGAAAAGCCTGAGTGCTGCTTTAGATTCTTTTGATAACCTTTTCTGTCGCCGTTGCATA CTGTTTGACTGTCCCCTGCATGGATGTTCTCAGCCTTTAATATATCCT AGTGAAAAGCAGCCAGTTTGGTCTGAACCTGAAGGTGACCGGAAACCATGCAGTGACCAGTGTTATCTTCTG TTAAAGGATGTCAAGATGTTGTCGGAATGCTCGACTCCTGGGTCCTTGCAGGGTAAGATAACTGCAACAGAAGAAGCAGATGAGATATTGGCACCCTCCAGTGGAGAGGGGCCAAGTAATCAAAGTACTAAAGCTATCTCACAGGAAGAAAGACGTCTCACAGAAGATATTGGTTGTTGTGGAGATCTCAAATCTGATGTTCCTGTCCCAGAAATTATGGGGAAACGGAAGGTCAAAAATAAGTCAGACTCAGCATTACGTGATTCCATATTGCCTCCTGAAGATTCTCAGACTCAGAACTCTagtaaaaagatgaagaaaatctCAGATGATATAGTTACTGGAAGCAATGACCATAACAGTGACCTAAATTTGGATGCATGCAATGAAGAAAAACAGAGAGTTACTCATGCATCATCAGAAGTTTCTGTTGAACATACTTCTGGTAGCAGTGGCAATGTAAAACCTGACAAAGATTTTGTGGATAGGCAAAAAGATACCAAAAATGAGATTGAATTTAAGAATTTGTACAGTTCAATGGAAGCGCAAGTTGATGAGAAGCTAAGTTTCTCAGATTGGAAACCTCTAGAGAAAGAATTATATTTCAAGGGAGTAGAAATGTTTGGAAGAAACAG CTGCCTTATAGCACGGAACTTGCTTTCTGGCTTGAAGACTTGCAAGGAAGTAGCTACTTACATGTCATTTCCCCACACCTCCAGTAATGGACCAAGTTCAATCACGGACGAAAATGGAAAAATCACTGCAAATCGCACG ATGTCATCAAGGTCACGGACGCTGCGGAAAAGGGGGAAAACAAGGAAATCTAAATATTCTTCTAAGTCTGCTGGCATCCCATTTGCTTGGAAAAGAATTGCTTCTGGGAAAAACCAATCTATCAAGCAGTATACCCCATGTGAATGTCAGACAATGTGCGGAAAGGATTGTCCTTGTCAGACTAATGAAACTTGCTGTGAAAAATATTGCGG GTGTTCAGATATCTGCAAAAATAGATATAGAGGATGCCATTGTGCTAAGAGTCAGTGCAGAAGTCGACAATGCCCATGTTTTGCAGCTGGACGAGAATGTGACCCAGATGTGTGTCGAAACTGCTGGGTTAG TTGCGGCGGTGGTTCACTAGGGGAGCCACCTCGACGTGGAGATGGTCATTGTGGAAATATGAGGATGCTTTTAAGGCAACGACAGAGG ATTCTTTTGGCAAAGTCATCTCTTGTAGGATGGGGAGCCTTCATAAAG AACTCAGTTAACAAAAATGATTACCTAGGAGAATACACAGGCGAACTGATTTCTCATAAAGAAGCAGATAAGCGTGGGAAAATATATGATCGTGAAAACTCATCTTTCCTTTTTAACTTAAATGATCAG TTGGTACTCGATGCTTGTCGCAAGGGTGATAAGTTGAAATTCGCAAACCACTGGGAAAGCCCCAACTGCGTTGCAAAG GTAATGCTGGTTGCTGGTGATCATCGAGTTGGGATATTTGCCAACAAAAACATTAACGCTGGTGAGGAGCTCTTCTATGATTATTGCTATGAACCAGAACACAGGCCACCATGGGCGGTTCCTAAAGGTGAGGCTTCTAAGAGAGATGAATCTGCAGCTAATCAAGGCAGGGCAAAGAAAAACCAATCTCATTGA